Proteins from a genomic interval of Lolium perenne isolate Kyuss_39 chromosome 1, Kyuss_2.0, whole genome shotgun sequence:
- the LOC127327528 gene encoding uncharacterized protein: MSRAHQQPGGAGGAAKLKPTPRALFSCGIFSTCTHPALSPTATPNNNLAVGNGGALKSGVGGSATPCTDGTASPLAEAVAAAALPSPPQWYQKQKAVQGVNSNGNGAGPSSSSSSSSSSASQSFTQWRLPVHHPPHASASAAGKVPVGADHALMVSAEEKFAAGEVVAALRAVEREMEVAASAKAVPPGVVAGVVAAVREPATARLAAKVLLVVLLEEGNREAALDAGAASAAVEAVAASGPAGATAERALASLELLCTAAGGAAAVRREALAAPVLARAVEGMSGRGRECAIGVLAAIYGGNGTEQGASPPPPEVVKAVVGAMQGECSARGRRKGAQLLRALQENGCLGLAWDGVGGS, translated from the coding sequence ATGAGCCGCGCGCACCAGCAGCCTGGCGGGGCCGGGGGCGCGGCGAAGCTCAAGCCGACGCCGCGGGCGCTCTTCTCCTGCGGCATCTTCAGCACCTGCACGCACCCGGCGCTCAGCCCCACCGCCACGCCCAACAACAATCTCGCCGTTGGGAACGGTGGTGCTCTCAAGAGCGGTGTTGGCGGGTCGGCCACTCCCTGCACCGACGGCACCGCCTCGCCGCTGGCGGAGGCGGTCGCGGCTGCCGCGCTGCCGTCGCCGCCGCAGTGGTACCAGAAGCAGAAGGCGGTGCAGGGTGTTAATAGTAACGGTAACGGCGCCGGgccgtcgtcgtcatcctcgtcctcctccagctccgcgtCGCAGAGCTTCACGCAGTGGCGCCTGCCCGTGCACCACCCGCCGCACGCCTCCGCGTCGGCGGCCGGCAAAGTGCCCGTCGGGGCCGACCACGCGCTCATGGTGAGCGCGGAGGAGAAGTTCGCGGCCGGGGAGGTCGTGGCCGCGCTGCGGGCCGTGGAGCGGGAGATGGAGGTCGCGGCCTCGGCCAAGGCTGTACCACCGGGAGTTGTCGCGGGAGTAGTGGCCGCGGTAAGGGAGCCGGCGACGGCCAGGCTGGCGGCGAAGGTGCTGCTCGTCGTCCTCCTAGAAGAAGGGAACCGGGAGGCGGCTCTCGACGCGGGCGCGGCGTCGGCGGCAGTGGAGGCGGTGGCCGCGTCCGGCCCCGCGGGCGCCACGGCGGAGCGCGCGCTGGCGTCGCTGGAGCTGCTGTGcacggcggccggcggcgccgcGGCGGTGAGGAGGGAGGCGCTGGCCGCGCCGGTGCTGGCGCGTGCAGTCGAGGGAATGTCCGGGCGCGGACGGGAGTGCGCCATCGGCGTCCTCGCGGCAATCTACGGCGGAAACGGCACGGAGCAGGGCGCGTCCCCGCCGCCCCCGGAGGTGGTGAAGGCGGTGGTGGGCGCCATGCAGGGCGAGTGCAGCGCGCGCGGGCGGCGCAAGGGCGCGCAGCTGCTCCGCGCGCTCCAGGAAAACGGCTGCCTCGGCCTCGCCTGGGACGGCGTCGGCGGCTCCTGA